One Halomonas sp. THAF5a genomic region harbors:
- the rraA gene encoding ribonuclease E activity regulator RraA produces MSQIVTPDICDAYPDVQVLEPLFVNVGGQEAFCGPVRTVKCFEDNSRVKEAVAEPGDGAVLVVDAGGSTRCAMLGDMLAEQAAGNGWAGVVMYGCVRDVDVLAETDLGIQALGAHPRKSEKRGEGQRDLPVTFAGVTIAPGQWLYADNNGILIADERLDLAR; encoded by the coding sequence GTGAGCCAGATCGTTACCCCCGATATCTGCGACGCCTACCCCGACGTCCAGGTGCTCGAGCCGCTGTTCGTCAACGTCGGCGGCCAGGAGGCCTTCTGCGGCCCGGTCCGCACCGTGAAGTGCTTCGAGGACAACTCCCGGGTCAAGGAGGCCGTGGCCGAGCCCGGCGACGGCGCCGTGCTGGTGGTGGACGCCGGCGGCTCGACCCGCTGTGCCATGCTCGGCGACATGCTGGCCGAACAGGCCGCCGGCAACGGCTGGGCCGGGGTGGTGATGTACGGCTGCGTGCGCGACGTCGACGTCCTGGCCGAGACCGACCTCGGCATCCAGGCGCTGGGCGCCCATCCGCGCAAGAGCGAGAAGCGCGGCGAGGGCCAACGCGACCTGCCGGTGACCTTCGCCGGGGTGACGATCGCGCCGGGCCAGTGGCTCTATGCCGACAACAACGGCATCCTGATCGCCGACGAGCGGCTGGACCTCGCGCGCTGA
- a CDS encoding tRNA-(ms[2]io[6]A)-hydroxylase: MPSTATLDAPDHQDLLPPELLAFLPCATPDAWVTWALENPELLLIDHAQCEKKAASTAMSLLYRYVDQPLLLTKMSQLAREELLHFEQVVKLMEARGIAYRHISASRYAEGLRRHVRAEEPERLIDILIIGALIEARSCERFARLIPHLDAELAKFYRSLVKSEGRHFEDYLMLARRLATAPIDARIAFFTDREAELVTTPDRVFRFHSGVPA, from the coding sequence ATGCCCTCGACCGCTACCCTCGACGCGCCCGACCACCAGGACCTGCTGCCCCCGGAACTGCTGGCCTTCCTGCCCTGTGCCACCCCGGACGCCTGGGTGACCTGGGCGCTGGAGAACCCCGAACTGCTGCTGATCGATCACGCCCAGTGCGAGAAGAAGGCGGCATCCACGGCCATGAGCCTGCTCTACCGTTACGTGGATCAGCCGCTGCTGCTGACCAAGATGAGCCAGCTCGCCCGGGAGGAGCTGCTGCACTTCGAGCAGGTCGTCAAGCTCATGGAGGCGCGGGGCATCGCCTATCGCCACATCAGCGCCTCGCGCTATGCCGAGGGGCTGCGCCGGCACGTGCGCGCCGAGGAGCCCGAGCGGCTGATCGATATCCTGATCATCGGCGCGCTGATCGAGGCGCGCAGCTGCGAGCGCTTCGCGCGGCTGATCCCGCACCTTGACGCTGAACTTGCCAAGTTCTACCGCAGTCTGGTTAAGTCGGAAGGACGTCATTTCGAGGACTATCTGATGCTGGCGCGCCGCCTGGCCACGGCGCCCATCGACGCGCGCATCGCCTTCTTCACCGATCGCGAGGCCGAGCTGGTCACCACGCCGGACAGGGTCTTTCGTTTTCACAGCGGTGTGCCGGCCTGA
- a CDS encoding peptidoglycan-binding domain-containing protein: MFATIVFGKRVSIGFIYLIVVMVAVASPARAQQDLLRGVIEGVGRSILQEENARRQEAYRRQEALRREEELRRQEAYRRQAELQRQRRLQEQQQRRAQDGQRMTGARASQARQDNRSQRSAYAIGESRETIARVQEMLNRLGYPAGPVDGLMGRKTAGAIRDFQSDQGMRQTGQPSGSLVLSLQSALQRGATSNQAHRTDMVDEQTSVDPFDLPDSALQQNRGDQAADEKLLLVSIGSWGNLPREWRDDDDWQERQRQWLAAMVADQALGSELEQRFVGSQPLTLAEVRQAFADAGIDVSRFERVERLFRNGVKVSPSQQSLGMLTHTVRMNQFEAARLQEALRGKARAALQREAQPPSANMTLICGLSMENYDFKNERFPIKQQSIENCFSGGGEAIKNVRGHRARVLIDTPLRPKSVPVSPAMAEEWVKRLGGARFALAVPATLTASVSQDNRGHPLLSYVANPTGALEVRSGRDLSEVLYRYRDEDLSDASDTHETRRLEDFERPWWLDSDEEVERVASRAKVIALDELPATDLFREETGLTFSFRASYDEGLAKGERSLQDFLQERRRDGNVSLLSQALGLPVENFQVISLPLAGHRQGMQQATVVLPRDARVYEVNEVLPSNESRDGGRPFAAVEIAVTAERIVRLPDGQERLLLAGHPERLVVRRYSPSQAWQEAPVIAGVSFERQMPVAHERIELAWRGELLWQGARLAEQDPEEIIRRQLESRQFAGSDAFARREAAQALADGIRARLEQPGAHWIKARIRLSPYDFERQGWPVTGLSPEFSDNAPEADRALSVQLSAQASDRGLFLPMSPEQAREFQQASDEDLAFDALLALRISGVDDRYGRGATLAARMTLRYEPREVILFDAGRGQAIINDNSVRLRHVFSEQAESGAEGQALSARSELDGYAATPSEFSIKGVRLGEDFTSAVDRLADAIEADQRYQATVESRQRVAREAGVEPINDWAAFHNGVLIESTHRHELVAIYREPPSLDDKVTAVSRTKLFPPGKGPSWPQLRQKLLETYPTVDPEQLSGTEQESSIVLTLWAQDSRLSSTAVPQDPKAATCMRGLRARARVSQTQFGLGQKARENGYLRPDDNRATWFDEQDVMAVSSLASTYSLPGLFGGLDECPVSEVMVIGAIFGNDARILSLRQAIAHPVRMAALADERRRQTESEKPEVDFDL, from the coding sequence ATGTTCGCTACAATAGTTTTTGGTAAACGGGTGTCGATAGGTTTCATTTATCTCATCGTGGTCATGGTTGCTGTGGCATCTCCTGCCCGCGCGCAGCAAGACTTGTTGAGAGGAGTGATCGAAGGGGTGGGACGATCCATTTTGCAAGAAGAGAATGCCCGCAGGCAGGAGGCATATCGTCGCCAAGAAGCGTTGCGGAGAGAAGAAGAGCTTAGGCGTCAGGAGGCCTACAGACGACAGGCGGAGCTGCAGCGCCAACGACGACTACAGGAGCAACAGCAGCGCCGGGCCCAAGACGGCCAGCGAATGACCGGCGCCAGAGCGTCCCAAGCGCGCCAGGACAACCGTTCCCAACGTTCCGCATACGCGATCGGTGAGTCGAGGGAAACCATTGCTCGCGTTCAAGAGATGCTCAATCGCCTGGGCTATCCTGCAGGACCGGTGGACGGGCTGATGGGAAGAAAAACGGCGGGAGCGATTCGGGACTTTCAGTCCGATCAGGGGATGCGCCAGACTGGGCAGCCGAGCGGCTCTCTCGTGTTGTCTCTGCAGTCCGCACTGCAGCGAGGGGCTACCAGTAATCAAGCGCACCGTACCGATATGGTCGACGAGCAGACTTCCGTCGACCCGTTTGATCTTCCAGATAGCGCTCTACAGCAAAACCGTGGAGATCAGGCCGCCGATGAGAAGCTTCTTTTGGTGAGCATTGGATCATGGGGAAACCTACCCAGAGAATGGCGAGACGATGACGACTGGCAGGAGCGTCAGCGGCAGTGGCTGGCCGCAATGGTGGCTGACCAGGCACTAGGCTCGGAACTCGAGCAGCGTTTTGTAGGCAGCCAGCCGCTTACCTTAGCAGAGGTGCGGCAGGCATTCGCCGACGCGGGTATCGATGTATCGCGCTTCGAGCGCGTCGAGAGGCTGTTTAGGAACGGAGTCAAAGTTTCCCCTTCGCAACAGTCACTGGGCATGCTGACCCATACGGTGCGCATGAATCAGTTTGAAGCTGCACGACTCCAGGAAGCGCTGCGTGGCAAGGCGCGAGCCGCCTTGCAGCGAGAGGCACAGCCGCCCTCCGCCAATATGACCCTGATCTGTGGTTTAAGCATGGAAAACTATGACTTCAAGAACGAGCGTTTTCCCATTAAACAGCAATCGATAGAAAACTGTTTCAGCGGCGGAGGAGAGGCCATCAAGAATGTTCGCGGCCACCGAGCCCGCGTGCTTATCGATACTCCACTGAGGCCCAAGTCTGTTCCAGTGAGCCCTGCGATGGCCGAGGAGTGGGTGAAGCGGCTGGGAGGAGCTCGGTTTGCTCTGGCTGTCCCTGCCACACTAACGGCCAGCGTTTCTCAAGATAATCGCGGTCACCCTCTGCTGAGCTACGTGGCGAATCCCACGGGCGCGCTGGAGGTACGCTCTGGCCGTGACCTTTCCGAAGTACTCTATCGCTATCGCGACGAGGATCTAAGTGACGCCAGCGATACCCATGAGACACGAAGACTCGAGGATTTCGAACGCCCATGGTGGCTGGACAGTGACGAAGAGGTAGAGAGAGTTGCGAGTCGAGCTAAGGTAATAGCGCTGGATGAGCTACCGGCCACAGATCTTTTCCGTGAAGAAACAGGTTTGACGTTCTCCTTTCGGGCAAGTTATGACGAAGGCTTGGCGAAAGGGGAGCGCAGCCTCCAGGACTTCCTGCAGGAGCGCCGCCGAGACGGAAACGTCAGCCTACTCTCCCAGGCACTCGGTCTTCCAGTAGAGAACTTCCAGGTCATCTCGCTCCCCCTCGCGGGCCACCGGCAAGGCATGCAGCAGGCGACGGTGGTGCTGCCGCGAGATGCCCGCGTCTATGAGGTGAACGAAGTACTGCCCAGCAACGAATCCAGAGACGGCGGACGGCCTTTCGCCGCCGTCGAGATCGCCGTGACCGCGGAGAGGATCGTGAGGCTGCCGGACGGCCAGGAGCGGCTGCTGCTGGCAGGACACCCCGAGCGTCTGGTGGTGCGTCGCTACTCGCCCAGTCAGGCCTGGCAAGAGGCTCCGGTCATCGCCGGTGTCTCTTTCGAGCGTCAAATGCCCGTTGCTCATGAGCGTATCGAGCTGGCGTGGCGGGGAGAACTGCTCTGGCAGGGGGCCAGGCTGGCGGAGCAGGACCCGGAGGAGATCATTCGTCGGCAGCTGGAGAGCCGCCAGTTTGCCGGATCGGATGCCTTTGCCCGAAGGGAGGCCGCGCAGGCGCTGGCTGATGGCATCAGGGCGAGGCTCGAGCAACCCGGTGCGCACTGGATCAAGGCGCGCATTCGGCTTTCCCCCTATGATTTCGAGCGCCAGGGCTGGCCTGTCACCGGTCTTTCGCCGGAGTTCAGCGATAACGCACCCGAAGCCGATCGTGCCCTTTCGGTCCAGTTGAGTGCCCAGGCGTCAGATCGAGGGCTCTTCCTGCCCATGTCGCCGGAGCAGGCCCGCGAGTTTCAGCAGGCCAGCGATGAGGACCTGGCGTTCGATGCGCTGCTCGCCCTGCGGATCTCGGGGGTGGACGACCGATACGGCAGGGGCGCAACGCTTGCCGCCAGGATGACGCTGCGCTATGAGCCCAGAGAAGTGATTCTCTTCGACGCTGGCCGCGGGCAGGCCATCATCAACGACAACAGCGTGCGCCTTAGGCACGTTTTCTCGGAACAGGCAGAGAGTGGCGCCGAGGGGCAGGCTCTCTCTGCCAGGTCGGAGTTGGATGGATATGCCGCAACCCCGAGTGAATTTTCCATTAAGGGGGTAAGGCTCGGAGAAGACTTTACCTCTGCTGTCGACAGGCTTGCTGACGCCATCGAGGCCGATCAGCGATATCAGGCCACCGTTGAGTCGAGACAGCGGGTCGCGCGCGAGGCGGGAGTAGAGCCAATAAACGACTGGGCAGCTTTTCACAACGGCGTGCTGATCGAATCGACACACCGTCATGAACTTGTAGCGATTTACCGCGAACCTCCAAGTCTCGACGACAAGGTTACGGCAGTCTCTCGTACAAAACTGTTCCCCCCCGGTAAGGGGCCTTCCTGGCCGCAATTGAGACAAAAGCTCCTCGAAACCTATCCAACCGTCGATCCAGAGCAGCTGAGCGGTACCGAACAGGAGTCATCGATTGTGCTGACGCTATGGGCGCAAGATAGTCGACTCTCTTCAACGGCGGTGCCGCAGGACCCGAAAGCGGCGACTTGCATGCGCGGTTTGCGTGCGCGCGCTCGTGTATCTCAAACCCAATTTGGTTTGGGGCAGAAGGCTCGGGAGAATGGTTATTTGAGGCCTGATGACAATCGGGCGACCTGGTTTGATGAGCAGGACGTTATGGCTGTCTCCTCGCTGGCCAGCACGTATTCGCTACCGGGGCTTTTCGGTGGACTTGATGAATGTCCAGTTAGCGAAGTGATGGTTATCGGCGCCATTTTTGGCAATGATGCCAGGATATTGAGCTTACGCCAGGCGATAGCTCATCCGGTGCGAATGGCTGCCTTGGCCGATGAGCGCAGGCGTCAAACCGAGAGCGAGAAACCAGAGGTCGATTTCGATCTGTGA
- a CDS encoding DUF1289 domain-containing protein: MGERIVSPCVGVCSTTLGDRVCRGCQRTNDEIRDWPAYGGDERRDRLARIDRLRGEIAARYLVVEDAALLESQLRRHRIRFREEQPALSRAVELLRVGRGRIRELSRYGLAGLEHQDAAALHAAIARDLLAAADRRLPTSSDATDLPTP, translated from the coding sequence ATGGGAGAGCGCATCGTCTCGCCCTGCGTCGGCGTCTGTTCGACCACCCTCGGTGACCGGGTCTGCCGCGGCTGCCAGCGTACCAACGACGAGATCCGCGACTGGCCGGCCTATGGCGGCGACGAGCGCCGCGATCGCCTGGCCCGGATCGACCGGCTGCGGGGCGAGATCGCCGCGCGCTACCTGGTGGTCGAGGATGCCGCGCTGCTCGAGAGCCAGCTGCGGCGCCATCGCATCCGCTTCCGCGAGGAGCAGCCGGCGCTCTCCCGCGCCGTGGAGCTGTTGCGGGTGGGCCGCGGCCGCATCCGGGAGCTCTCGCGCTACGGCCTGGCCGGCCTCGAGCACCAGGACGCGGCCGCCCTGCACGCGGCGATCGCCCGTGACCTGCTGGCCGCCGCCGACCGGCGCCTCCCGACCTCTTCCGACGCCACCGATCTGCCGACACCATGA
- the acnB gene encoding bifunctional aconitate hydratase 2/2-methylisocitrate dehydratase: MLEAYRQHVEERAADGVPPKPLNAEQVAALVELLKNPPAGEEEFILDLLTNRVPPGVDEAAYVKAGFLTAIAKGEAESPLVDRIHAVKLLGTMQGGYNIVSLVELLDDDSLAKEVGEQLKHTLLMFDAFHDVEERAKAGNAVAKEIIQSWAEAEWFLAKPKLDEKITLTVFKVPGETNTDDLSPAPDAWSRPDIPLHANAMLKNERDGIAPEVPGTTGPLKQIEEVKAKGFPVAYVGDVVGTGSSRKSATNSVLWFFGDDIPHVPNKRAGGFCFGGKIAPIFFNTMEDSGALPVEMDVEKLEMGDVIDVYPYEGKVCKHGTDEVLTTFELKTQLLLDEVRAGGRIPLIIGRGLTAKARESLGLAPSDVFRLPEQPADTGKGFTLAQKMVGKACGMDGVRPGMYCEPKMTTVGSQDTTGPMTRDELKDLACLGFQADLVMQSFCHTAAYPKPVDVDTHHTLPDFIMNRGGVSLRPGDGIIHSWLNRMLLPDTVGTGGDSHTRFPLGISFPAGSGLVAFAAATGVMPLDMPESVLVRFKGQRQPGVTLRDLVHAIPYYAIQQGLLTVEKSGKKNAFSGRVLEIEGLEDLTVEQAFELSDASAERSAAGCTITLGDDSVAEYLKSNITLLKWMIANGYGDRRTIERRIQGMEEWLENPSLMRADKDAEYAEVIEIDLDQLKEPVLCAPNDPDDARLLSEVAGEKIDEVFIGSCMTNIGHFRAAGKLLEKQPAGSLKTKLWLAPPTKMDQHQLTEEGYYGIYGRAGARMEMPGCSLCMGNQARVAAKSTVVSTSTRNFPNRLGDGADVYLASAELAAVAAVEGRLPSVDEYRRYMSEFDAMAGEIYRYMNFHEIEEFQKAASNVIPVAQEA; encoded by the coding sequence GTGCTTGAAGCCTATCGCCAACATGTCGAGGAGCGCGCCGCCGACGGCGTGCCGCCCAAGCCGCTGAACGCCGAGCAGGTCGCCGCCCTGGTCGAGCTGCTGAAGAATCCGCCGGCCGGCGAGGAGGAGTTCATCCTCGACCTGCTCACCAATCGCGTGCCCCCCGGTGTCGATGAGGCCGCCTACGTCAAGGCCGGCTTCCTCACCGCCATCGCCAAGGGCGAGGCCGAATCGCCGCTGGTCGATCGCATCCACGCGGTCAAGCTGCTGGGCACCATGCAGGGCGGGTACAACATCGTCTCACTGGTCGAGCTGCTGGACGACGACTCGCTGGCCAAGGAAGTGGGCGAACAGCTCAAGCACACCCTGCTGATGTTCGATGCCTTCCACGACGTGGAAGAGCGCGCCAAGGCGGGCAACGCCGTGGCCAAGGAGATCATCCAGTCCTGGGCCGAGGCCGAGTGGTTCCTCGCCAAGCCCAAGCTGGACGAGAAGATCACCCTCACCGTCTTCAAGGTGCCGGGCGAGACCAACACCGACGACCTCTCCCCCGCCCCGGACGCCTGGTCCCGCCCGGACATCCCGCTGCACGCCAACGCCATGCTCAAGAACGAGCGCGACGGCATCGCCCCGGAAGTCCCCGGCACCACCGGTCCGCTGAAGCAGATCGAGGAGGTCAAGGCCAAGGGCTTCCCGGTCGCCTACGTCGGCGACGTGGTCGGCACCGGCTCCTCGCGCAAGTCCGCGACCAACTCCGTGCTGTGGTTCTTCGGCGACGACATCCCCCACGTCCCGAACAAGCGCGCCGGCGGCTTCTGCTTCGGCGGCAAGATCGCCCCGATCTTCTTCAACACCATGGAAGACTCCGGCGCCCTGCCCGTGGAGATGGACGTCGAGAAGCTCGAGATGGGCGACGTGATCGATGTCTATCCCTATGAGGGCAAGGTGTGCAAGCACGGCACCGACGAGGTGCTCACCACCTTCGAGCTCAAGACCCAGCTGCTCCTGGACGAAGTGCGTGCCGGCGGCCGCATCCCGCTGATCATCGGCCGCGGCCTCACCGCCAAGGCGCGCGAGTCCTTGGGCCTCGCCCCCTCCGACGTCTTCCGCCTGCCCGAGCAGCCGGCCGACACCGGCAAGGGCTTCACCCTGGCCCAGAAGATGGTCGGCAAGGCCTGCGGCATGGACGGCGTGCGTCCCGGCATGTACTGCGAGCCGAAGATGACCACCGTGGGCTCCCAGGACACCACCGGCCCGATGACCCGCGACGAGCTCAAGGACCTGGCCTGCCTGGGCTTCCAGGCCGACCTGGTGATGCAGTCCTTCTGCCACACCGCGGCCTACCCGAAGCCGGTGGACGTCGACACCCACCACACCCTGCCCGACTTCATCATGAACCGCGGCGGCGTCTCGCTGCGCCCGGGCGACGGCATCATCCACAGCTGGCTCAACCGCATGCTGCTGCCCGACACCGTGGGCACCGGCGGCGACTCCCACACCCGCTTCCCGCTGGGCATCTCCTTCCCGGCGGGCTCGGGCCTGGTCGCCTTCGCCGCCGCCACCGGCGTGATGCCGCTGGACATGCCGGAGTCCGTGCTGGTGCGCTTCAAGGGCCAGCGCCAGCCGGGCGTCACCTTGCGTGACCTGGTCCACGCCATCCCCTACTACGCGATCCAGCAGGGGCTGCTGACCGTCGAGAAGTCGGGCAAGAAGAACGCCTTCTCCGGTCGCGTGCTGGAGATCGAGGGCCTCGAGGACCTCACCGTCGAGCAGGCCTTCGAGCTCTCCGACGCCTCCGCCGAGCGCTCCGCCGCGGGCTGCACCATCACCCTGGGCGATGACTCCGTCGCCGAGTACCTGAAGTCCAACATCACCCTGCTCAAGTGGATGATCGCCAACGGCTACGGCGACCGCCGTACCATCGAGCGCCGCATCCAGGGCATGGAGGAGTGGCTCGAGAACCCGAGCCTGATGCGCGCCGACAAGGACGCCGAGTACGCCGAGGTCATCGAGATCGACCTCGACCAGCTCAAGGAGCCGGTGCTCTGCGCCCCGAACGATCCAGACGACGCTCGCCTGCTCTCCGAGGTCGCCGGCGAGAAGATCGACGAGGTCTTCATCGGCTCGTGCATGACCAACATCGGTCACTTCCGCGCCGCGGGCAAGCTGCTCGAGAAGCAGCCGGCCGGCAGCCTGAAGACCAAGCTGTGGCTTGCGCCGCCGACCAAGATGGACCAGCACCAGCTGACCGAGGAAGGCTACTACGGCATCTACGGCCGCGCCGGCGCGCGCATGGAGATGCCGGGCTGCTCGCTGTGCATGGGTAACCAGGCGCGCGTCGCCGCCAAGAGCACCGTGGTCTCCACCTCGACCCGCAACTTCCCCAACCGCCTGGGCGACGGCGCCGACGTCTACCTGGCGTCCGCGGAGCTCGCGGCGGTGGCCGCGGTGGAGGGTCGCCTGCCGAGCGTCGACGAGTATCGCCGCTACATGAGCGAGTTCGACGCCATGGCCGGCGAGATCTATCGCTACATGAACTTCCACGAGATCGAGGAGTTCCAGAAGGCCGCCTCCAACGTGATCCCGGTCGCCCAGGAAGCCTGA
- a CDS encoding glycerophosphodiester phosphodiesterase family protein codes for MQPLSRLSGDVLRTLREHLRPLIAYHLFFTLLASSLLLPAAGWTLSSLLGEFGRPVITNAELIALLMSPAGLLWLLAALGLTFLVLYLQQSGMILVAVRPHGRHVRLAFEALWATLRRLPAIGGLVVLQVGTQLLLLLPPALAIAGLHELFLGALDPYFVQRVRPPAFWAFVASALVPALAWALLAGGLYVRWHLALAVLTLEGRSPRAALARSARLTRGEGRHIAAAVLLLLVGIVGLPLLATALFDRVVTPLLWWLPERNTVLVPAMLAYLTAYLLITLAIAFGGIAANALQATCLYLRLAHREPRPEPPPPGSHPHRLAWAVELAVLLFAIGQAWMIVHRFEIRDEVEIIAHRGSSLKAPENTLAALDQAIRDGADGIEIDVRLTADDQVVLYHDESLQRLTGDERPLGSLPRGALAAFDVGRWFDPAFTGERIPGLDEALALTRGRAWLLIELKPDPGRELDLVEAVLDDLRKEREARHACRAAAEDRINALACGEPDVMGEMRVATRSPWLLREVARREPRLGTTLLAQLVLSGSLERRGFDGLALRHNRIDEEEIRLAGHYGYALHAWTLNDRDAMSRLIDLGVDGIITDRPARLAGLIAERRRLGDGALMLVKLRNWLRS; via the coding sequence ATGCAGCCCCTGTCACGCCTGAGCGGCGACGTGCTGCGCACCCTGCGCGAGCACCTGCGCCCGCTGATCGCCTACCACCTCTTCTTCACCCTGCTGGCCTCGAGCCTGCTGCTGCCGGCCGCGGGCTGGACGCTGTCGAGCCTGCTCGGCGAGTTCGGCCGGCCGGTGATCACCAATGCCGAGCTGATCGCCCTGCTGATGAGCCCGGCGGGCCTGCTGTGGCTCCTGGCGGCGCTGGGCCTGACCTTCCTGGTGCTCTACCTGCAGCAGTCGGGGATGATCCTCGTCGCCGTGCGGCCCCACGGCCGCCACGTGCGCCTGGCCTTCGAGGCGCTCTGGGCGACCCTGCGCCGCCTGCCGGCGATCGGTGGGCTGGTCGTGCTGCAGGTCGGCACCCAGCTGCTGCTGCTGCTGCCCCCGGCTCTGGCCATCGCCGGGCTGCACGAGCTCTTCCTCGGGGCGCTGGACCCCTACTTCGTGCAGCGCGTGCGGCCCCCGGCCTTCTGGGCCTTCGTCGCCAGCGCGCTGGTGCCGGCACTCGCCTGGGCACTGCTCGCGGGCGGACTCTACGTGCGCTGGCACCTGGCGCTGGCGGTGCTGACCCTGGAGGGGCGGTCGCCCCGGGCGGCGTTGGCCCGCAGCGCACGCCTGACCCGTGGCGAGGGGCGCCACATCGCCGCGGCGGTGCTGCTGTTGCTGGTCGGTATCGTCGGCCTGCCACTGCTCGCCACCGCGCTGTTCGACCGGGTGGTCACGCCGCTGCTGTGGTGGCTGCCCGAGCGCAATACGGTGCTGGTACCGGCCATGCTCGCCTACCTCACCGCCTACCTGCTCATCACCCTGGCCATCGCCTTCGGCGGCATCGCCGCCAATGCTCTGCAGGCGACCTGCCTCTACCTGCGCCTGGCCCATCGCGAGCCGCGCCCCGAGCCGCCCCCGCCGGGCAGTCATCCCCACCGCCTGGCCTGGGCCGTGGAGCTCGCGGTGCTGCTCTTCGCCATCGGCCAGGCCTGGATGATCGTCCACCGCTTCGAGATCCGCGACGAGGTCGAGATCATCGCCCACCGCGGCAGCTCACTGAAGGCGCCGGAGAACACCCTGGCGGCGCTGGACCAGGCCATCCGCGACGGCGCCGACGGCATCGAGATCGACGTGCGCCTGACCGCCGACGACCAGGTCGTCCTCTATCACGACGAGAGCCTCCAGCGGCTGACCGGTGACGAACGCCCCCTGGGCAGCCTGCCCCGGGGGGCCCTGGCGGCCTTCGATGTCGGACGCTGGTTCGACCCCGCCTTCACCGGCGAGCGAATCCCGGGGCTCGACGAGGCGCTGGCCCTGACCCGCGGGCGCGCCTGGCTGCTGATCGAGCTCAAGCCCGACCCCGGGCGCGAGCTCGACCTGGTCGAGGCGGTGCTCGACGACTTGCGAAAGGAACGGGAAGCGCGCCACGCCTGCCGGGCAGCGGCCGAGGACCGGATCAACGCCTTGGCCTGCGGCGAGCCCGATGTCATGGGAGAGATGCGCGTGGCCACCCGCTCGCCCTGGCTGCTGCGCGAGGTGGCGCGGCGCGAGCCGCGCCTGGGCACCACCCTGCTGGCCCAGCTGGTGCTGTCGGGCAGCCTGGAGCGTCGCGGCTTCGATGGCCTGGCGCTGCGCCACAATCGCATCGACGAGGAGGAGATCCGCCTGGCGGGCCACTACGGCTACGCCCTGCACGCCTGGACCCTCAACGACCGCGACGCCATGTCGCGCCTGATCGACCTGGGGGTGGATGGCATCATCACCGACCGCCCGGCCCGGCTGGCGGGGCTGATCGCAGAGCGTCGGCGCCTGGGGGACGGCGCCCTGATGCTGGTCAAGCTGCGTAACTGGCTGAGGAGCTAG
- a CDS encoding universal stress protein: protein MPPDRLEPPPGDAPGAGASGRDVRVVRVLTLLDASRHSLAALGAAVELAAARHAELVALFVEDQELVSSAGFPFAREIGAVSGRVRRLSREALLAGQARQARRVTEALEVAVAGRELRHELRVSRGGVVSEAQALAGPGDVLVLGKAGFSGHWGVRLGSTSRALMLSAPCTVVIWDERLPLARGPLRTLRDPPAAPEVPDLLARLFDGVEVLEETDARELEARLRRTTSGALLLHRPRLARLAEQDPDLLARLPIPVIVVP from the coding sequence ATGCCTCCTGACCGGCTGGAACCGCCACCGGGCGACGCCCCGGGCGCCGGGGCGTCCGGCAGAGATGTCCGAGTCGTGCGGGTCCTGACCCTGCTCGACGCCTCGCGTCACAGCCTGGCCGCCCTCGGCGCCGCGGTGGAGCTCGCGGCGGCGCGCCACGCGGAGCTGGTGGCGCTGTTCGTCGAGGACCAGGAGCTCGTCAGCAGCGCCGGCTTCCCCTTCGCCCGGGAGATCGGGGCGGTCTCCGGGCGGGTGCGCCGACTCAGCCGGGAGGCGCTGCTGGCCGGTCAGGCGCGCCAGGCGCGCCGCGTCACCGAGGCGCTGGAGGTCGCGGTGGCCGGGCGGGAGCTGCGCCACGAGCTCAGGGTCAGTCGCGGCGGGGTCGTCAGCGAGGCGCAGGCCCTGGCCGGGCCGGGGGACGTGCTGGTGCTGGGCAAGGCCGGCTTCTCGGGGCACTGGGGCGTGCGGCTGGGCTCCACCAGCCGCGCCCTGATGCTGTCGGCGCCCTGCACGGTGGTCATCTGGGACGAGCGGCTGCCGCTGGCGCGCGGGCCGCTGCGCACCCTGCGCGATCCGCCCGCCGCCCCGGAGGTCCCCGACCTCCTGGCGCGGCTGTTCGATGGCGTGGAGGTCCTCGAGGAGACCGATGCCCGGGAGCTCGAGGCGCGGCTGCGGCGCACGACCAGCGGGGCACTGCTGCTGCATCGCCCGCGGCTCGCGCGGCTGGCCGAGCAGGACCCCGACCTGCTGGCGCGGCTGCCGATCCCGGTGATCGTCGTGCCCTGA